Genomic segment of Oncorhynchus nerka isolate Pitt River linkage group LG10, Oner_Uvic_2.0, whole genome shotgun sequence:
TCGTTAGCATCCAACACAGTGACGTGTATAACTACAGTACCAGATCTCTGTGGAGTCCCACCGTCAACCGCAGTCAGTAACAACGTCACCTCCTGCTTTTGTTCTCGGTCCAGCTCTTTCTCTAACACTAACTCACCGTATTTTCCCCCATCTCGATTAGTATGAACATTCAAGACAAAATGGTCATTCCTTTGTAAAGAGTAGCTTTGAACTGCATTCTGACCTATATCTGCATCGTGGGCCTCATTAATGGGGAAACGTTCACCTTTATGAGCTGATTCCCTTATTTCCAATTTAATAACATCATCTGCAAACTGTGGTGAATTATCGTTAACATCCTGAATCTGAAGAGATATGCGATGCAATTCTAAAGGACTTTCAAGAACCATTTCATATTTGAGCCCACATGAAATCCTCGGACCGCAAAGCTGTTCCCTATCAATTCTTTCAGCGACAACAAGATCTCCCGAATTCAGGTCAATGTCACAGAAGTGTTTAGTTCCATCCCCTTCTAAACGAGCTTTTCGAGCCGACAGTCTCTTAATATCCAACCCAAGATCCTTGGCTATATTTCCGACCACAGATCCGCGTTTCATCTCCTCTGGAATAGAATAGGTCATGTCGCCATTGCTGATGCGTATCAGGGATAGAACAAAAGCCAGATGGAGGACAAAAGCTGAAACTGTAAATCCAATGTAGCCCATTTTCGATGTACAAACGAAAATATTCCAATTACAAGGTGAAAAAGAGAATTACGCAATGTAGGCTACTACAAATATTGGCTAAGATAAATTACCCAACTGAAGAAATTGTTCCTTTGGCCGACTGCTGCTCAGTGATAATGGCGCGATAGACTGTACCCGCCCTTTGAGTAATCTATTAGCGGGTTGAGAAGTGTAGGCTGCCTAACTTTTCTTAGCTGGTGAACAGCGACATCCTGAGTCATTAAAAAAACAGCACACAATAGTTTTCTATCTTGTTATTATATATTCCTACAAATATGATGTAGCCAATGACCAGTTAAATAATAAATAGTTACGAAGAATATGTTTAAAGTAATGCTTGTGTGATGTATGAACTCCTGTTCATGAATCAGAACAGTCAATAAGGTCAAAAACATTGAGTTAACACTAGTCGCAACTTTCTCCTTTAAGCCAATTTAATGCACTGATTCCACTAGCTATCAACGTGTCCTCACTCAACAAACCAACATGTGTTATTGATCCCGTCTTCATTTGAGTTTGGCAGGATTTCAACTGATGTTAAAGTGAAGGAAAAAAGTTTAGTCGCTGTCCACGTGCCTGGTGCTGAAACGTAGGTGATGTTAAGAGTTGCTGAATTATCAATGGGGATGTTTCAGAACGCGACAACGCAATAGGCTTACATCTCAATCTACTCCAATATATTTATTGTGAAATTAGAAAAATGAATAATAACGTATCTATATGTCCATGTCAAGTTCTTATTTTTAAACGGATTCCATTTAAAAACTCAACATTGTCCTCCATTCAGTGACTCTAAAACAGGGTAAGAAAATACGCTTAACCTACTGCATGTCAGAATTACTTTGGGCGAATACAACAACCAGACTTCCATAAAGACGAATAACAATTGCAATGCCCGTTAAACATATGAATCAGGATGCCATAGACAAACTGTTTAAGCTTCTACCTAAATGATACTACTATCGAAAAAGACATTCTGAACCTACATGGTGATGTAAAAAGACACatttgtatttaaccaggatgtCCCACTCAGTAAAAAGTGCAACCACTTTCCAATGAGTAATACATCGAGTGGTCTTACCTCAAGGTACCAAAACTGAGAATTGTCAGACAAAATGACCTTGTAAACATCCTGGCTAAATACTGGGATATTATCGTTAGCATCCAACACATTAACGTGTATAACTACAGTACCAGATCTCTGTGGAGCCCCACCGTTAACCGCAGTAAGTAATAATGTCACCTCGTGTTGTTGTTCTCGATCTAATTCTTTATCTAATAACAAATCAACGTATTTTCCTCTGTCTCGATTAGTTTGAACATTCAACAAAAATAACCATTCCTTTGTAAATAAATGCTTTGAACTGCATTCTGACCTATATCTGAATCGTGGGCTTCATTAAAGGGAAAGTGAGCACCTTTAACTGACGACTCCATCATTTCCAGTTTAATAACATCATCTGCAAACTGGGGTTAATTGTCCATCACATCTTGAATCTGAAAAGATCTGCGATACAATTCTAAAGGATCTCCAGAACAGTTTCATGTGAATAAAATCCTCCCACTGCAAAGCTGCTACCTGTCTATTAATTCAGTGACAATAAGCTCTCCCGAATTCAAAGTTGCATCCTCCTCCAAAGGATATTTTAGAGCCGAAAGTCTCTTAACATCCAACCTCAGATCCTTGGCTATATTTCCGATTACAGATCCGCGTTTCACTTGCTCTGGTATAGAATAGCTCACGTCTCCTTTGCTGATGTGTATGAAGAAAAGGCAAAAGGACAGACGAAAAGCAAATGCAAAAAACGTAAAGCCTTTGTAGCCCATCTTTAATGTCTAATAGCAATTAAGGCCAATTGTCCACAATCAATAGCCAAACGGAAGAAAGATTACAATGTCTAACCGCTGTTCAGTGAGAAATGGTAATGCGACGCGCTGTATGGAGCCTACACCCCCGTAGTAGGTGGAAGTATATAGTTAACTGTACTTAGCATGTGGAAAGCGACATCATGAGTCTATCAGAAAAACAGCATGCTCGTAGGCTAATATTGTTTTCCATGTGTACTTCTTAGAATGTATCATATTCTCCAAACGCAGACGACTTTACTAAAACATGAAAGATATAGGCTTCAAATCAGTGGTAACCTCATCGTGACATGATCATGAGAAGACATGGATGATGTACGCTATTAGGAGAAACGTACACAATATGCCTAAATAGTCACACAATAAGCCATTAGTAGACTAGTTGCAACATGTATTTTTCCTGGATAATAAAAAATGTCAACCATCATGAAAACTGTCGATTTCACTATGGATGTTTCGTTAGTCATCAAAATAACGCTAATTCTTTCGCATTCTATCTTTGAGTTTTCGACAGTTAGACTTCAGGAGACTAAAACAGTCTCCTCGGTGTCCACTGGTCAAGTGCTGAAATGTAGGCGACCTCAAGAAAAACGGAAAGCAATGGGGATTTTAAATACACATCGTAACAATTTATATTCACGTTTCAAAAGACATAAAAAAAACTTCCCAGGTCAATTAAAAAGAATGTATTATAAAATGCCTGATTCCTTTTCAAAAGTAGTCTAAACCATGTTTTCCTATCTCCATCAAGCTTTGTTGTCAACTCCATTAGAACATCTGTGAAGAAAACACCACAGGCATGCTCAACTAAAAGCAACCGAAACTGCATTGCTTGTTATATTTATAGGAAACCAAAGCACCAACAAACAAGGAGCAAACTGCTTCCATCAAATCAAACCCTTAGTGAATTACTCCtcacagagaagagaagaaacaGCGAGCACCTTTAAAACTCAACCAATCAAACAAAACAATGAGTGGATAAATTCCACATTGTACCCTACTAAGATGTTATCATCTAAAACgagtatagacctactgtttctATAGGATGGCATAAGCCATTAAGGCCCAGAATGTATTTTCATCATGCATAACCCATTCTCCCACAACGAAACAGCTCACATACAAACGGTGGTATCTCAGATGAGCGAAGGCTTACCTCATTCGCCGCTCCTGCAGTGTTGAGCGTGGTGATACTCCCTTCTAATAATGTATCTGGACATCTTGTTAGTGTCTGATCAGCAGGCAGCGTGCTGTCATTGTAAGATCTGACAAACTTGAAGTCACTGGTGCGTGAGCCCGTTGTCAGGTATGCATCATAGTTATAAGAACTGCGCAGAGATCCAGCTCCATCCACCTCTGCATAGTTGGGAGGGAGATAAGCGCTGGGAATGGCGACTGCTCCATCAAACAACATTCTAGGCTTTCTACTGCGGCAGAACCTCACGGCCAGAATGAGAATAATGAAAGTCAGGAAAAAGGtggagacagagaccagactaatGATCAAATAGGAAGTTAGTTTGGAACTATCCTCATAAGCCATGTCTTTCAGTTCTGGAACTTCAGCCAAGTTATCTGATATGAGTAAATATACATCACAGGTTGTAGAGAGGGAGGGCTGTCCGTTATCTTTCACTAATATAACAAGGTTCTGCTCCATACTGTCAGATTCAGCAATGTCCCGCTGTGCCCTGATCTCTCCGCTGTGGAGACCAATAGTGAAAAGTCCCGGATCAGACGATTTCACGAAGAGATATGAAAGCCACGCGTTTTGTCCAGAGTCGGCATCCACAGCTATTACCTTGGAAACCAGGGACCCCGCCAGAGTAGCTTTGGGGACCATCTCAGTCATCAAGGAGTTCCCTGCTGGAGCAGGGTATAATATCTGGGGAGAGTTATCATTCTCATCTGTTATGAAGACACTCACAGTCACGTTACTGCTGAGTGGAGGAGAACCATTGTCTCTGGCTACAACGTGGACTTTGAAGCTCCTAAACTGTTCATAATCAAATGTTCTCACAGCATGGATCACCCCCGTGTCTCCGTTAATGGATAAAAATGAGGACACCGGAACACCATTGACACCACTAGGCAATAGAGAATAGACCACAGTGCCGTTCTGTCGCCAGTCTGGGTCTCTGGCAGTAACCGAACATATTGAGGAGCCAGGCTTGTTATTTTCAATCACATAGGCGCTGTAGGATTGTTCTTCAAACACAGGTGGATTGTCATTCACGTCTGACACAGATAAATGAATTGTCTTTGAGGAGGATAAAGGCGGAGTCCCCTCGTCAGTGGCAGTTATAGTTATGTTATAATCTGATATTATCTCACGGTCTAGTTCACCTGTTGTTATCAGAGAATAGTAGTTTTTGATAGAAGGGTTCAGTTTGAAAGGAACATTTTGTTGAATGGAGCAGCGGACCTGTCTATTTCCCTCTGAATCTTCATCTTGTACATTTATGATCCCCACCTCTGTTCCAGGTAACACGTTCTCGGGGATGGGATTGTTAAAGGATTTGATCAATATCACCGGTGCGTTGTCATTTAAATCAGTGATTTCTATCATTACTTTTGCATTGCCAGCTAAGCCAGACCCATCTTTAGCCTGGACACGCACTTCGTATTCTGTATTTTCTTCATAATCTATGGGACCCTGCACTTTCATCTCGCCGGTCTTTTTATCGATGGAAAACAGTTTAGCTGCTTTATCGGAAATACGACTGAACTCATATAATACTTCTCCATTTGCTCCTTCGTCTTCATCACTAGCACTAACTGCAACTACAACAGTCCCTGTTGGAGAATTTTCAGGCAAACGGACTTTATACACTGTCTGGCTAAACACTGGTTTATTATCGTTAGCATCCAACACAGTGACGTGTATAACTACAGTACCAGATCTCTGCGGAGTCCCGCCATCAACAGCAGTAAGTAACAACGTCACCTCTTGTTGTTGTTCTCGATCCAGCTCTTTTTCTAACACTAACTCGCCATATTTTCCTCCGTCTGAGCTCGTTTGAACGTCCAAAATAAAATAGGCATTCCTCTCCAGTGAATAGCTTTGAATACCATTTAATCCTATGTCAGAGTCATGAGGTTCATCCAAGGGGTATCGTGCGCCTTTGTAAGCAGATTCCCGAATTTCTAGATCAATACGTGCATTGGGAAACCGTGGTGAATTGTCATTTATATCTTGTATTTGTACAGTTATGCGATGTAATTCAAGAGGTTTTTCCAGCACAAGCTCGTATTTTAAAGAACAAGTAACCTTCGGTCCACACAGCTCCTCCCTGTCTATTGTTTCAGCCACAATTAAATCTCCGGTATTCACATTAATGTCACAGTAACGTTGACGACTGCCATCCATATCCAAACGAGCTTTACGACCTGAAAGTCTCTTAGCATCCAGCCCCAGATCCTGAACTAGATTTCCGATCACAGATCCGCGTTTCATCTCCTCTGGAATAGAATAGCTCAAGTCTCCATTGCTGATGCGCATCAGGCAATGACAAAAAGCCAGGCGGAACAATAAGGTAAAAACCGAAGATCCTGTGTACCCCATTCTGGATGATCAAAACCAATTGTCAACATTAGAGTTCAAAACTAGTCGAACTGATACGGTATTGTAAGTGTACAATATTAGGCTCTCAAAAGGAATAGCAAAACGATTGTTATCCGACTGCTCTTCGTTGAAAGTGATGCAATATAGCCTATTACTCTTTTGAATAATCCAATGGTGGGTGGAGAAAAGCATGCAATTCTATGTATGGTAAACAGCGACATCCTGAGTTCTTACAGAGTACAGCAGTCACAATACAAATAGTTCCACGTCATTTATCATCTTGGTCAATATTTCCCCCATCCTTGTGTTGTGCAAAGTATCACGAACGTTTCATGTAGCTTAGCAAGAGAAGAGAGCAAAACCAATAGTTGTGCGCAATTAGCTCCTTTTGTAATCATATATTACAAGATAGGAAAAATAAATTCAATATTTCCATACTGTTGCCACAGTCTGATTATTCATGGTTGCCGagtaacaacaacacatagataaGCTAAATCAACGGTCCACATAAAATCCAACGATGCATAATCCATATTACTAATCAAACCCAGCAATTATATATCCACTATGCTCTAAGGTAAAGTGATGGTTACGTCGCTGTCCACTAACCTGGTGCTGAAACGTGGAAAAGTAGCAAATGTTCTTAAAGAAAAATGTTGTAGGCAATGAGGATACTACAGGAAGGGAAATGAAAACACGCTGCATGATTGGGAAAGTATCCCTAATTGTACACACACCAACACGAAATAGAAAGAATATCCCTTGTGGAAAGGCATTAAAAAGTCCACTAACACACTAGGAAAGCAATTCTGATATCATAACATCCGATGCGTTCGCACACAATC
This window contains:
- the LOC135573580 gene encoding protocadherin beta-15-like; this translates as MGYTGSSVFTLLFRLAFCHCLMRISNGDLSYSIPEEMKRGSVIGNLVQDLGLDAKRLSGRKARLDMDGSRQRYCDINVNTGDLIVAETIDREELCGPKVTCSLKYELVLEKPLELHRITVQIQDINDNSPRFPNARIDLEIRESAYKGARYPLDEPHDSDIGLNGIQSYSLERNAYFILDVQTSSDGGKYGELVLEKELDREQQQEVTLLLTAVDGGTPQRSGTVVIHVTVLDANDNKPVFSQTVYKVRLPENSPTGTVVVAVSASDEDEGANGEVLYEFSRISDKAAKLFSIDKKTGEMKVQGPIDYEENTEYEVRVQAKDGSGLAGNAKVMIEITDLNDNAPVILIKSFNNPIPENVLPGTEVGIINVQDEDSEGNRQVRCSIQQNVPFKLNPSIKNYYSLITTGELDREIISDYNITITATDEGTPPLSSSKTIHLSVSDVNDNPPVFEEQSYSAYVIENNKPGSSICSVTARDPDWRQNGTVVYSLLPSGVNGVPVSSFLSINGDTGVIHAVRTFDYEQFRSFKVHVVARDNGSPPLSSNVTVSVFITDENDNSPQILYPAPAGNSLMTEMVPKATLAGSLVSKVIAVDADSGQNAWLSYLFVKSSDPGLFTIGLHSGEIRAQRDIAESDSMEQNLVILVKDNGQPSLSTTCDVYLLISDNLAEVPELKDMAYEDSSKLTSYLIISLVSVSTFFLTFIILILAVRFCRSRKPRMLFDGAVAIPSAYLPPNYAEVDGAGSLRSSYNYDAYLTTGSRTSDFKFVRSYNDSTLPADQTLTRCPDTLLEGSITTLNTAGAANEVSLRSSEIPPFVCELFRCGRMGYA